One window of Magallana gigas chromosome 2, xbMagGiga1.1, whole genome shotgun sequence genomic DNA carries:
- the LOC136272593 gene encoding putative leucine-rich repeat-containing protein DDB_G0290503, producing the protein MYLYLRHGDSLELLSGVVLKDWYRPVVGDVGNDLQLEPAIWFKSLIIDAILIDCDRRQVRWSRVRMPPSDRVGEENEEVVYLRDPDSVIKAKNFVEASVFEDFDYSELDQKAQEIFEATRQLLIRMRKRELSNEQYKTELFRLLHRYIMPSILLTVQDIPILNNAFVRVKMQLKRIDKIIMEKDKAVQLKKSSLAKKQKEILENEDFTNETHILSCTSKFLQVFEKHIGKDVEDAWQELEVIQSKVDDLKLRNPTIDELGLVRKERDACYEKWEKIKFIQETIKQTTKSKRSSEADTSSKLHKIYIEINKSVEEEMQKKHQLCVHEAQITSVRKAIRQALDDLKTYGQTVGWQMKSDGTVEHDTDVMGMNCKPKDWYTLEEKISSILADVNKDITEQHIRFCSGVYDKITAALKENELFQNQTSSNEDEGTVFQSLVDAIKQEVNDHLLTTVKLLSRVIHEESRYDATQSNTTEKIAICYHNLLCNKIIEPLESLYEKKYDRICVYVFNKTKDMSFEELEIDEPWIVQCLTFGLSLLSIGKKPIDELREFGELDDCPTSEVYLQPSQWKDTQLSHPKSVVEDSQSETNDDYQSPPSYVESINILPSYGEHCSSVQTPEVQEGKSLYDILQPGLDLIHTLVRETTITGKLKMITKTYRFVGNQVSALKSAASLQDFMGSYDELLTLLFLLLTYLDERDFKRLFIQMYLLVDFKPQFMLGGVHDCSLTNFCVAFQYLRNRLVMHKVRRSKNEKCDLD; encoded by the coding sequence ATGTACCTGTACTTAAGACACGGGGACTCGCTGGAGCTACTGTCGGGTGTGGTGCTGAAGGATTGGTACCGCCCAGTGGTGGGGGACGTGGGAAACGATCTACAGCTTGAGCCCGCCATCTGGTTCAAATCCCTCATAATCGACGCCATCTTGATTGACTGTGATCGCCGACAAGTTCGATGGAGTCGAGTTCGAATGCCTCCATCTGACCGCGTCGGAGAAGAAAATGAGGAAGTCGTCTATCTACGTGATCCCGACAGCGTCATCAAAGCTAAAAACTTCGTCGAAGCATCGGTTTTTGAAGACTTTGATTACAGTGAATTAGACCAAAAAGCTCAGGAAATATTTGAAGCTACAAGGCAGTTGTTAATAAGAATGAGAAAAAGAGAATTGAGCAATGAGCAATACAAGACTGAATTGTTTCGGTTACTCCATCGCTACATTATGCCATCTATCTTGCTTACAGTTCAGGACATACCTATTCTCAATAACGCCTTTGTCAGAGTTAAAATGCAACTCAAAAGGATCGATAAAATTATTATGGAGAAAGACAAGGCTGTGCAGTTAAAGAAATCCTCCTTAGCCAAAAAGCAAAAGGAAATTCTGGAGAACGAAGATTTTACAAATGAGACGCACATACTTTCATGCACTTCCAAATTTCTTCAAGTGTTCGAAAAACACATAGGAAAAGATGTCGAAGATGCATGGCAGGAATTAGAGGTAATCCAAAGTAAAGTAGATGACTTGAAACTGAGGAATCCTACGATTGATGAACTTGGTCTGGTCCGGAAGGAACGAGATGCCTGTTAtgaaaaatgggaaaaaattaaattcattcaggAGAccataaaacaaacaacaaagtCAAAACGGTCATCAGAAGCCGACACATCGAGCAAGCTCCATAAGATTTACATCGAGATAAACAAAAGTGTAGAAGaagaaatgcaaaaaaaacaCCAGTTATGCGTGCATGAGGCCCAAATTACCTCAGTTCGAAAGGCAATTAGACAAGCCTTGGATGACTTGAAGACATATGGCCAGACTGTCGGTTGGCAGATGAAATCTGACGGAACGGTAGAACACGATACTGACGTCATGGGGATGAACTGCAAGCCAAAGGACTGGTACACGCTAGAAGAGAAAATCTCCTCCATTCTAGCAGACGTCAACAAAGACATCACTGAACAACATATTCGTTTCTGCTCAGGTGTATACGACAAGATTACTGCAGCCTTGAAAGAAAATgaactttttcaaaatcaaacaaGCTCCAATGAAGACGAAGGGACAGTTTTTCAATCACTCGTAGACGCAATTAAACAAGAGGTAAACGATCATTTGTTAACAACTGTAAAACTCCTCTCGCGAGTTATCCATGAAGAAAGTCGTTATGATGCCACTCAGTCAAACACCACTGAGAAAATAGCTATCTGTTACCATAATCTTCTATGTAACAAAATCATAGAACCTTTAGAATCCTTGTATGAGAAAAAGTACGACAGAATCTGTGTTTATGTGTTCAACAAAACCAAGGACATGTCATTTGAGGAGTTAGAAATTGACGAGCCATGGATTGTGCAATGTTTAACTTTTGGTCTGAGTCTCCTGTCGATCGGTAAGAAGCCTATCGATGAACTGCGAGAATTCGGGGAACTAGACGACTGTCCTACATCTGAAGTGTACTTGCAACCAAGTCAATGGAAGGATACCCAGCTGTCGCATCCGAAGAGTGTTGTTGAAGATTCCCAGTCGGAGACCAACGATGACTATCAGTCTCCTCCGTCCTATGTGGAGTCGATAAATATACTGCCATCTTATGGAGAACACTGCAGCAGCGTACAAACCCCGGAAGTCCAGGAAGGGAAAAGCCTGTACGACATTTTACAACCTGGACTAGATTTGATTCACACCCTTGTGCGGGAAACCACCATTACTGGGAAACTGAAGATGATCACTAAAACTTACCGCTTTGTTGGTAACCAAGTTTCGGCTCTGAAGTCTGCAGCCTCGCTTCAGGATTTCATGGGCTCCTATGACGAACTCCTCACGTTACTTTTCTTGTTGCTTACGTACCTTGATGAACGGGATTTCAAACGTCTTTTTATTCAGATGTACTTGTTGGTGGACTTCAAGCCGCAGTTCATGCTGGGAGGCGTTCATGACTGTTCGCTGACCAACTTTTGTGTGGCGTTTCAGTACCTACGGAACAGACTAGTCATGCATAAAGTGAGACGAAGCAAGAATGAGAAATGCGACCTAGACTGA